A single Myxococcus stipitatus DNA region contains:
- the corA gene encoding magnesium/cobalt transporter CorA — protein MIQVCLLKEGALFTGGEELLEQEGRKWIDVLHPDEAVMARLAERFGLHKLAVEDCLHLDQRPKLEEYPNHVFVVLQGFTAAGKDVCALTMHEHHFFLAKEWIISVHELPFTGHDAVVQRVKSDPRGTLERGTDFILYLLADGLVDAQFPLLDAFNDELEDLEVAIFENAEKSQLQRIFEMKRTLVQLRRVLSPQRDVVGLMARRGIPNVDERSTLYFRDVYDHLVRLYEAIDAGRDLLGNVMDGYLSMVANKTNDITKQLTIFATIFLPLSFIVGFFGQNFEVLSGRVSYYAMWAMIIILPVGLFLWFKRKQWL, from the coding sequence ATGATCCAGGTCTGTCTGTTGAAGGAGGGAGCCCTCTTCACGGGTGGTGAGGAGCTGCTCGAACAGGAAGGCAGGAAGTGGATCGACGTCCTGCACCCCGACGAGGCGGTGATGGCTCGCCTGGCGGAGCGCTTCGGCCTGCACAAGCTCGCCGTCGAGGACTGCCTCCACCTGGACCAGCGCCCCAAGCTGGAGGAGTACCCCAACCACGTCTTCGTCGTGCTCCAGGGCTTCACCGCCGCGGGCAAGGACGTGTGCGCCCTGACGATGCATGAGCACCACTTCTTCCTCGCGAAGGAATGGATCATCAGCGTCCACGAGCTGCCGTTCACCGGCCACGACGCCGTCGTCCAGCGCGTGAAGAGCGACCCGAGGGGCACGCTCGAGCGGGGCACGGACTTCATCCTCTACCTGCTCGCGGACGGGCTGGTGGACGCGCAGTTCCCCCTGCTCGACGCGTTCAACGACGAGCTGGAGGACCTGGAGGTGGCCATCTTCGAGAACGCGGAGAAGTCCCAGCTCCAGCGCATCTTCGAGATGAAGCGCACGTTGGTGCAGCTGCGCCGCGTGCTGTCGCCCCAACGCGACGTGGTGGGGTTGATGGCCCGCCGGGGCATCCCCAACGTGGACGAGCGCTCCACCCTCTACTTCCGCGATGTGTACGACCACCTGGTGCGCCTGTACGAGGCCATCGACGCGGGGAGGGACCTGCTGGGCAACGTGATGGACGGCTACCTGTCCATGGTGGCCAACAAGACGAACGACATCACCAAGCAGCTCACCATCTTCGCCACCATCTTCCTGCCCCTTTCGTTCATCGTCGGATTCTTCGGGCAGAACTTCGAGGTGCTGTCGGGGCGGGTCTCGTACTACGCGATGTGGGCGATGATCATCATCCTGCCCGTGGGCCTGTTCCTGTGGTTCAAGCGCAAGCAGTGGCTCTGA